The genomic window CAATGGCAAGGCCCTCCACCGGAAGAGCCAGATGACCCAACTGAAACCAACACAAATAAACACACACCGGGAATCAAGAAAAAACAAGGCATGGCTTGTTTGCACATGACCACGAATACGGCAAGGCCATTTATATGAAGAGGAACACTAGCTGAAAAGCCGTAGGATGCGGCCAAGACACAAATTGATTCATATTTTTGGTCACGCCCGCAGTGTCTATTAAGTACGTATGACCAACGCAAAACATGAATCATCCTTCGCGGTTTCAAATACGTCGGACCGCCTTCTTATTCCAGCGCGCGAACCTTGCGCCGGCGGTGCAAGAAATCATCAGCCCACCGTGAAACTGCAAGCACGAGACCAACAGACAGCACCGCAATCGCGACGGTGAAGCCTCGTTGATAAAGCGGCTTGTCATCTGAGCGAAAGATCTGGGCGCCGTAAATACCTGCTATGTTGGCGTTCATGATGACGCTATCCCAAGACAATTGGTTAGCCGATAACTCCCAAAGCTCCAGTACAGCCGAACAAGGCCTACGAAATACAAATACAACAATAGAAAGGCAAAAGCGGAAAAGGAATTGGTCTCACCCTGCCATAGCTAATGCCCTCTGCTCCGAATCCTTACAAGTAAGCGACAACCACGCGATATTCAGCGGATGCGAAAACGTTCCAAACGTCTGCGTCCAGACCACGCCAAAGTAGCGCACGCCTCGAAGCTGTACCCGCGTGAAGATTCGGTTGAATACGTATCCGAGCAGGTGACAAAACATACCCACGACAACGGTTTCACCCCTAAGGTTGCTATTTACCGCCGTCAGTAAATAATGCGGCGCTGTAGGATGCCGGGGATGGAACTAACAAGCGGTCCGAGATCCAGCTAAACGCAAAGGACACTGGCACTTGTAAGAAAAGACCAACGGCGGCCAACGCGTTGCTGACGAGACGGCCGAACCCGAAGCTGGTGACAATAGACGGAGCGTACGTGTCAAAGGCACGCTGAGGACCGTTATTGCAGAGTGTGATGAGGAAGTGCACCCAGACACGCCAGTCAATGAACTGGACGAACACGCCATtagcttttttctttctttcaaCAGACAACAACACCCATGGGTTTAGAAAGACGACAATGGACGAACTTACAGTTCTCTTAAAAGCATCGAGCCCGattttcctcttcttcttgcccttcatCGGGTCATCCCTCAACACCCTTGTCTGCAAAATATACAACTCGCGTTCTGTAAACCAGGTGACCTGCGGCAAAAATGTACTTCTAGGGCGTTGGAACGAATCAGGCAAGAAAAGTCCATAGACAAACCCACCAAGGACCGTGAAGGCTCCCATGAGTGCGAAGAGCCAGAACCAACCCGGCTGTCCACCCACACCTCTCATATGCAGAATTCCGTAGGCAAGCAGCTTTGCAGACGCCTGGCCAATCTGGTTTCCAAAATAGAAAATCATGACTCGCTTGGCAGTCTCATCACGGGTATACCACGTGGACAGTGTCCATAGACCACCGGGGATAAAACCCGACTCTGTAATTCCCAGGAGGAAACGCGTGGCGATGAAGGCCCCGTATCCGCGCTGAAAGGCTTGGAATGTGCTCACGATCCCGAAAAGGAAGAGTTGTAGCGTGAGCCATTTGCCCGGACCGACGCGGTAGAGGATCATGTTGGAGGGGATCTCGGTGAGAACGATGCCGAGGGAAAGCATTTGCTGCCCGACGTTGAATTGGTCCTGGTCTATGCCGACGTCGGCCATGAAGTTGTCTGTGATAGcattggccatgttgccaCGGTCAAGTTCTGGGCTGGTTAGAATCGATTGTGCTTGTTACTGGTGGTGCGACAGATGAACTTACGCAGACAGAAGAAGCCGAGTGTGAGGATTGGCATAATGATGAAATCTAGCCTGTGTAAGAATACCATGTCAGAaaagaagccatcaagccGTCCATGTTTGACACCGGGCAATACCTACTTTCTCTTTGCTTTCGTCTCCTCATCAGCCGTCCAGTTCACCTCGGGCAGCCTCTCATCCCCATCCTCCTGCACCTGAACGTCCGAGTCGACATGTTTCTCAGTCGACATTGTTCTCGATAATTATTTCTGTTGAAAAACTCAGAATAAGGTATGATCAGCACCAACAGGATTGCAGTATCAAAACTCTACCAGCAAGCAAGCCCTCAGATTCGggaggcagccctcgctttTTAAACTCGTCGTCCACCATCGCCAAGATGTCCTTTTCAGAACTATCAAGCCTTTCCTCTTTCCCTcgtttaaaaaaaaacaaatccTAGGCACAGCAGCCGTTCCTATGAAATTTCCCGCAAAACGGAGAAGTGCGCCAATAGTACAAAGTGGCTGTTCGTCCCCAGGGCCCCCAAAAGCTTGGCGTACTGCTTAAATGCTAAAATGGCATGAAATTCGTCTTGGCAACGTGGGCGAATTGAGCATGTCGCCATTTTGCCAACCCTTTGCACCATGGGCGCGTTTTTAGCATCATGCTAGGTAGGCCGGTAGATTTGCGCTGCGGAAACGGGACGATGCCCTTTTGGCGTGTAGTTTATATTGTGGGATGAAGAGCGTCGGCGACTCACATGCTGATATCCTCGCGAGTAAGGCGGACATGGCTTGACTGAGGCATGGGTGATTGGGGCCGAGACCTGCATATTATGaaatcgtcgtcatccgcctTATGCGACGCATTACTGGCTGGAGTGGCTCGCGGACTATCGCGACATGCATGTCGACGAACCGCAAGTGAGGAGCGTTTTGCACCATTGCGGTTTCCCACTTGGAGTCTGTTCGTGAGCAGTTCCGGATGCAATTACAGCAACTTGTGTTCCTGGAGCACTCGGCCTCGAACAGCCTTTCCACTTTGCCTCTAAAGAGCTCGTCTTCACGAAGTTCAAGGCCAACTCAGTGCAGGACGTGAGCGTAGGCACGCCACACTGGCACGCTGAAGATTATGTCAAAGGAGGGCTACACAGAAACACGCAGAAACGACATGGAGATGCCCGTAGAGTCAGCGACGTCATGTCGTACCAACCCATGACGGATGATACATTGGAAGATTGAAATTGTCCAGACGTCCCGCCGCACACAGGCTGTGACGATATGCTAATCCTCATCCGAAGGCAGGTACGGGCGAGTGGGTATTGCTGGCCGGAATTGCCTTACGCTTGCCAGTTTCTGACGTCACCCCCACTTCTCTGGTTTGACGCCGAAAACGAGGTCGACCATGAAACTCAAATAGCAGATACACGATGATCTTGACCTTTGTGCTTCCCTCTTCCACGCGCATGAATGTATAAACCGCCACCGTCGCTTCAAACTCCTTGCCTGTACTATTTTCGTCTGCCTTCCTCACCATTGGCGATACCATCCCGAAGTTTCGCCAAGCTTGGAGCCACGTCGTCCAAGGTCTCCGTCAAGCTCAGGACTTTCAACTTGATCACAAGCCCTCTCCCCTCGCCTCCCGGGGCTTTCCCACGCCCACGAGCTGCCTCGTTTCCCGAAATAGCCAGCGTCGAGCCTGGCAGCGCTAGCATGGCCAACGACGAAGATTATATGGCGTTtctcgacaaagcaaaccaGGACCTTGACGACGGGAAAGCGCTTGCGGCGAAGCAGAAGGAGCAGAGCAGCGCCGCCTTCAAAGCTGTGGACGAAGGATCTCAAGCTCCCAGGGTTATCAGAGATGCGTGCCAGGACGCGGTGTATGTGACTGATGCGGATGAGCCATTTGAGGAAGTGTCCCTGAAGTGGAGTGGCGATGGATTGCCCGATGAAAGTGCGTTCGGCTTGTCCCTTTTCCTTCCCTTGCCTCACTCGCTTAGTTGTTGATTATTTCGGTGCTGGAAAAGTATTCATGTACTAATGCTCGCTTCAGCCGAATTCGCCAAGCTCATTAAGCACTGggacgccgacaaggccgacgTTAGCATTATGGACCCGGTTGATTGGGACTCGCAAGGCCAGTACACCAAGTTGATCGAGGCCGTCAGAGAGGCAACCAAAGGCAATGACGTGAGGGTCTATAGCGTGGTGAGGGATAAGACCAGGACAGAGTACTGGGTTGTGTCGAGGGAAGAGGGACGCATCGTGGGTGTCAAGGCTCTGGGAGTGGAGAGCTAGGTTGCTTGGACGGGACCTGCATAAAAGAATATTGCTGGAATGGCGGTGGCATGGGTTTTAATGCaagtacatgtatgtatttacTCAGCAATCTGCAATTGCAATTAGAAAGGGGCATTGCCTTAAGTGGTTGGTTGCACAGAGCAAGGAAGCGCAATCGACTGGTCCAAGCTTTGCCCTTAGTACCGCCAACTACTAAGTAGACAAAGGGTCTTTGAACTAGGGTCTTTGAACTTGATTGTAAATACGGCCTCGTTAATAGATAGTATGTATCCAACTCCCAATGCAGTCAATCTCTCCATGAACCAACTTGTCCCGCTGTCTcatccagcaccatggcCCGTCCCTGTGACCAAAGACCACAGACGCAAAGTCATGACTCCATAACCGTCACTCATGCTGGGTGAATGCCCGCAGTCAGCTGGAGAGTCATCCACATGTTCGGGTACCGCTTCTCTCATAATTGTCCTTGTATTCTCTCTGAAAAGACCTGAGGATTCCAACACTGCCCTTCGCTGGCGGCCCACGTGATATTTTTCGGATCTGACTGGTCATTGGCCGAAGTCGCAGGATGATGAAAGAAAGAGACCAGACGCACCTGGTCGATGGAGGCAGTGGGCCCCTCACCTGTCTCTCTTTTTGCCCCGCAGTCGGGGCCTGTCACTTTCCTACAAAACGGTAGCGTTGGACTAGTGAATTGCGATTTGTTGATACGGGATCGACGCCGCAACGCCATCTTCAAGACCGCATCGTGAGTCACTACGCATTTGAACATTTCGTCTTCCAGCACGAAGCAGCAGTTCACCATGGCGGGCTCAGTAAGTGCATCATGCAAGCATCCACGTACCGCCAACAGAAATCACGAATTGGACTCGTTGCTGACTCAATTGCCCAAACAGCGGGCCATCGTCCCAACGCTCGACACCGTCCGGTCCATCGTCGAGAGGCCTCATGCTGGCCCTGGTAAGAAGCCGACTCTCATCCCCATTTACCGCCAGATTTCCTCCGATCTCATCACGCCGTCTGCCGCATATCTCAAGATCTCAGCCCACTCCTCGTCCGAGCACTCATTCCTATTCGAGTCTGCCGCCACAGAGCAAGTAGGCCGGTATAGCTTTGTTGGCGCCGGCCCGCGCAGGATCCTCACCACCGGACCCGGATACGGGCCTGAAACGGACCCTCTGCCTGCCTTGGAGAAGGAACTGGCCGAGCATGTGGTCGCCCACGTGCCGGGTCTGCAGCTGCCGCCATTGACTGGCGGTGCCATTGGGTACGTCGGCTACGACTGCGTCCGATACTTTGAGCCCAAGACTGCACGGCCCATGAAGGATGTGCTCAAGATTCCCGAGTCGCTGTTTATGCTCTTTGATACCATTGTGGCGTTTGATAGATTCTACGGCATCATCAAGGTCATTAGCTACGTTGCGGTGCCggaggatggcaagactggcCTAGAGGCTGCCTATGAAACGGCCAAACGCACCATTGACGACCTAGTCGATGTGCTCAACTCTCCCGAAATCGAGCTTCCCGAACAAGGCCCGATAGAGCTGGGGCAGGAGGCCACTTCCAACATTGGCCAAAAGGGCTACGAAGCACACGTCACCAAACTAAAGGAGCACATTGTCAAGGGCGACATCTTCCAGTGCGTGCCGTCACAGCGATTCGCCCGACCTACCAGCCTCCACCCCTTCAACATTTACAGACACCTGCGGACCGTCAATCCGTCGCCGTACCTGTTCTACGTCAACTGCAAGGACTTTCAGATCGTCGGCGCCTCCCCCGAGCTCCTGGTCAAGAGAGAGGCCGGTAGGATCATCACACACCCCATTGCCGGCACCGTCAAGCGCGGCAAGACACTCGAGGAGGACCAGCGCCTGGCAAACGAACTGAGCAGCTCGCTCAAGGACCGCGCCGAACACGTCATGCTGGTCGACCTTGCCCGCAACGACATCAACCGCGTCGGAGACCCGTTCACGGTCCGCGTCGACCGGCTCATGGTGGTCGAAAAGTTCAGCCACGTCCAGCACCTGGTGTCACAGGTTTCCGGCGTCCTCAGACCCGACAAGACGCGATTCGATGCGTTTAGATCAGTCTTCCCGGCAGGCACCGTCTCTGGCGCGCCCAAAGTCCGCGCCATGGAACTCATTGCTGagttggagaaggagaagcgGGGCGTCTACGCCGGTGCGGTGGGCTACTTTGGATACGGAAGTGAGGACGAGAACGGGAACACGGTAGAGGGCGCAATGGATACCTGCATTGCGTTGAGAACAATGAtggtcaaggacggcgtggCCTATCTCCAAGCTGGTACGTGCCTTCTCCCCCCAAAATCATTTTCTGGACTGTCCGTCTCCTTTTCCATGCAATACCCAAGACTAACTGTTCTcaggcggcggcatcgtATTCGATTCGGATGAATACGACGAATGGATGGAGACAATCAACAAACTCGGCGCCAATATGCAGTGCATCAAGTCGGCGGAGGAGCTGTATTACGACCAACAGCAAGCTGCTAAAAGTACCAAATAGACCATATTCTGTGCATAAGATGTACGTATATTTATAAACAGACAGATCTTGAAGATGGTGATTCTCGGATTGGGTACTGTCTACTATAAAAATAGATGGCACACTAGCCGTGGACATCTAGTGCAGGTCAAGTCATGGGCTTCGCACAATGGCTCAAAAACGCAGCGAGATGAAAAGGTCGTGAGGAATCTTGtgatttaaaaaaaaaaggctatgTAAACCCAAATAGCTAGCCCGCTATGATACCTATGCAGCCCCTTCATAAACTCATGAGTAATGCAGCCATTGCCATCCATGCATATAACAcctcccaaaaaaaaaacacaaagaCCTATTCAAGACTCAATTCGCAAGTACGGAACGAGTGGAACCATCGCCATTGTCAGCCAACTCGGGGATCGGCGTatccctcttcttctgcccGCCCGTCGGCGCGATAGGAGTTTTGGCCTCTACTTCGGTGTCAGACGGCACGGAGAGGCAGCGCCGTGCAGTGTGGTCCGCCGACACAACACTACATGTATCCGAGACGTCTGCGTCCGAACCGGCCACCGAGCTGATGCTCTCAATGCTGGGGGTAGGCAGTTCCTCGTACGTAAGCTGGGGCACGTCATCCTCCCCCCTGGCCTTTTTATGTGCGGATTCAGCGCGCGAAGCAGCTACGGCGCCGCCCATGctgtcgtcctcgtcgtcctggccGATTGTCCATACCCAGCGGCGCTTCTTTTCACGCTTCCGCCTGACGGGGGATGCGGCGAGTCCAGCCATTCGGCGTCCCATTTCTTCAACGGGGCCGGGTGTttggccgccgtcttggatTTCGTTGGCGGTGAAGGCGAGCGCCACGTCGGGGAGCCTGGTGATTTCTCCGGCCGTAATGCCGGGGGACGAGGCGTGCATGTAGACCGGGGATATGGGGGAGGCATCTTCGGATAGGAGGTCTATGTGCGACCGGACGTACTTGGAGGTGGTGATTTCTTCCTCCAGAGGGCTGTCGTATTCGACCTTTTTGGCGGCCTTTTCTTGGAGACGAAGGGATTGGCGCCGGGGGGATGGGGGCGGGATTGCCGTCCTGGGAGGGAGAGGCGAGTTTCGGAGAATGCTGTGCAGACTTCGGGGGTGAGTGTATGGCAGCTGGCTGGTGATCCCGGGGAGTGAGTGTGGTGTCCGGCGACGCCGTGGTATACGATCGTCGGCGGGTGGTTCAGGTGGCCGGTTCGTCCTGGAGCTGTCTGCTGATGGCGGAAATGTGAATACTTTGGACGAGTTGTCGACTGGGCCTGCGGACAGAGGAGGCGTGGCGGTCATTGTGCTCGGGTACACAAAATCCATTTGCTGGGGGGAGACGGGTTGTGCTGTCAATGGTGTCTCAGGATAGGTTGGCACGAAGGACGTCGCGACCCGTGATTTCAGTCCGTTCCTTTCGATTGGAGATTGAAGACTAAAGTTTTGAAGGGTTTTGATGGCGGTGACAGGCTCAGACTGAATGGCTGACGATCGTTCAATGGCCGTGACGTAGATGTTGGACATGGTGTTGAATGTTGTAGGGTCACTTGGGTTCAAGGGAATGCCCCTCAGACCTTTTGATGGAGGGCTGCATACTGTGGTCTTGATTTGAAGAGACAGTCGGGGTCTCCTGGACGCGCTTGGAGGTTGCTGTGAAGTCATGGTGGACGTGGTCCGTGTTGAAGGGCAGGCCGCGGGAGTATCGCCAACGACGATGGCCGAAGAAAAGATCCGATGTGGCTGCAGTGTTGGGCTGGGCCCAATACGGTTTGCTGATGCCTATAGGCTACAAATCACCGCACGACGCAGCAGGGCAGCCTCCCATCAAGGGGGTATGATGAAGGAGATTCATGTGGTCAAAGCAGATTCAGACATGAACAGAGAGCCAACGCGGCCAGAACCCGGCGTGAGGTGGCTATATACGATGTCGAGCATGGGACAGGTCACTTTTCGGGCCCGGGCTGTCCCAGCAAGCGCCGCACTCGACTCGCATCAAGGCTAGACGCGATAAATAGCATCGAAGGAAGCAGACGGCTGCTGGTTATGTCCCCCTCGTGCCCCCCTCGTCGTTGAGCACCATCCCAAACAGACAGAGTTTGTCGTGGTTGGTTGTCGTCAACCCCAGGTGACTGGTACAGCGTGTAAGCGCCGACCCTTGCAGATGCGTGGGATGGACCTTGCCATGCCTCCAATCATCCAGGTCCCCCAGGTTGCGTGTTTCCACCTGCGGGCGTTTATCTCAtgcatacggagtaagtCGTCCCAATATCACGTCGGCTTGCCCAAGCTGCAGGCGGGGTAGCAACCCATTGGGTCGAGTAATTGGTGGCGTTGATAAGATGCAGCCGACATTTTCATGGCATATGCACAGCACAAAGGGTCAAAGACGTCAATAGTCCTGCTGAATCCTTCGGTGTCTTCGGTGAAGTCGAGTCTGTTCAAAATTCACCGACAAGCACTCGTCTCAAAACATCTGTGCCGCCAaagccgtcgtcgtccgcGTCAGACTATGCATTCTTCGTGGCGCTTGTTTTGCATCCTAGCCGCGTCGTGATACCATCGCCTTCTCGAGCGTCCGGATGACCTCTCGATTctgcaaagaaaaaaaaatatggACATCAAGAGCTCCAGCGGGCTATGTTATGCTGTCACACGCGAATATGGATCTGTTTTGGATTGTTTGATCAAATTTTTTTTGGCACGGGATGACTCGGCGAGGCTACATTTGAGAgttgagcagcagcaaatTATTGTCTCCGACCACGACGCCACGCAGCATATCCTGACCGAGTCCGTAAGACAGACCTAGCAGTGGCTTTTCCAGGTTTGAACATTGTTAGCGTCACGGCGTAGCGGTGAGCGCGTCTAGTCTGTCAGCGCTTGGCCGTCGTAGTACTACTTTGCGAGTGATGCGATGCTTCCATTCGTCGAATTGTCGCGCTTGGTCGAGCTGAGCCAGATTCGGGCGCGAGGAGGTACTGCTTGTGGTCAAAAAGATGGCTGAAAATGTCCATACATGCGTGAGATAAGCCGTTTAGGATTCTTTGTACACTGTGAACCATGTAGTCGCTATCGCAgggttggaacttggaaagTCTCACGGCTCCTTCCCACGCCCACACGCTCCGCGACCATTGGTCAGCTACGCAGCTGTCCGCAGCTGTCAACTAG from Metarhizium brunneum chromosome 2, complete sequence includes these protein-coding regions:
- the TRP2 gene encoding Anthranilate synthase component 1: MAGSRAIVPTLDTVRSIVERPHAGPGKKPTLIPIYRQISSDLITPSAAYLKISAHSSSEHSFLFESAATEQVGRYSFVGAGPRRILTTGPGYGPETDPLPALEKELAEHVVAHVPGLQLPPLTGGAIGYVGYDCVRYFEPKTARPMKDVLKIPESLFMLFDTIVAFDRFYGIIKVISYVAVPEDGKTGLEAAYETAKRTIDDLVDVLNSPEIELPEQGPIELGQEATSNIGQKGYEAHVTKLKEHIVKGDIFQCVPSQRFARPTSLHPFNIYRHLRTVNPSPYLFYVNCKDFQIVGASPELLVKREAGRIITHPIAGTVKRGKTLEEDQRLANELSSSLKDRAEHVMLVDLARNDINRVGDPFTVRVDRLMVVEKFSHVQHLVSQVSGVLRPDKTRFDAFRSVFPAGTVSGAPKVRAMELIAELEKEKRGVYAGAVGYFGYGSEDENGNTVEGAMDTCIALRTMMVKDGVAYLQAGGGIVFDSDEYDEWMETINKLGANMQCIKSAEELYYDQQQAAKSTK